One Carassius carassius chromosome 28, fCarCar2.1, whole genome shotgun sequence genomic window carries:
- the LOC132107666 gene encoding eukaryotic translation initiation factor 4 gamma 1-like isoform X1 translates to MMMIPQQQISFPNSQGPAYYISGQYRPSYVTPQQYQVAGSPGFYPGTSPADYAGAYYPAQPQFTPPVAPAPVIINPAPQQQQAPPPQQQQAPPRRERKQIRIRDPNQGGRDITEEIMSGGRSGSTPTPPQPNGDNATPAVAMTTRLEFPIPPGESPIPDAPLTPPPTSQISDTVDAPPPAPADDTHAMLTVLEPPPWNSAEATPTVSKEEGPVTVTLPVATHRAEPSLESPIVQPEELQLFNGVPTGSAHRDVSPIAEPDVAKEAPPVTADTSDRTVKEIPPQVVKETPVAVVKEEPAPVVKETPAPVVKETPAPVVKEITAPVVKEITAPVVKETPSPVVKETPAPVVKETPAPVVQATVPVVAKETPTPVDAENLPQITQEAVVKGIPVVKGIPVVKEIPVVKEIPVFKEIPVVKETPVVEETPSPAAKETPEATARSEVMSKATPPSMEGREDTPTTQATPSESSMQVVSVPKKKRKMKDLNKKEAGDLLDAFKEPTPPEPEATPPEKAEPESTTPVAPPPAEDVDETWEEKEDKLDAENMKPQSPTPSSLINQKYQYKEDKLDAENIEPQSPEPSSPTEQKYQYKDEQWKPLDPEEKKKYDREFLLGFQFISASMNKPEGLPQISDVVLDKANKTPLRQLDPSRLPGMNCGPDFTPSFANLGRPSAGGRGLPSGLSGPRRSGQGQRGKEPRKIIASVSLTEDVQLNKAEKAWKPTVKRSGRPEEDEPEFLKTQELFKRVRSVLNKLTPQMFQPLMKQVTELSIDTEERLKGVIDLIFEKAISEPNFSVAYANMCRCLMGLKVPTSDKPEVTVNFRKLLLNRCQKEFEKDKDDDEIFEKKQKELDAATVEEEKQRLKEELEDAKDKARRRSLGNIKFIGELFKLKMLTETIMHDCIVKLLKNHDEESLECLCRLLSTIGKDLDFEKAKPRMDQYFNQMDKITKERKTSSRIRFMLQDVLDLRRSNWVPRRGDLGPKTIEQIHKEAELEEHREQVKVQQQLLKKDSRGGGGGGGGGGGGMGPRGGPHTPGPRGNQAPDDGWNTVPISTKNRPIDPTRLSKITKPGALDFSNQLLAPGGKGSWGSWGKGSSGGSGAKPSDSAQDSGRTSTLNRFSALQQPSSSSSSSSTSANIDSDRRVPQRGSSSRERSDRFERMDRNRPAVGKRSFSREKEERSRDREQCPAEMLRRVSSMTDERERERSSHDNAVKTESVPTPPPVSSKPVLTEEELEKKSTAIIEEYLHISDMKEALQCVSELSCSSLSVFVRTGVESTLERSTLAREHMGLLFHQLLKTHTLSTQQYYKGLLEVLEVAEDMEIDIPHIWLYLAELITPMMLEGGIPMGPLFRELSKPLVPLGKAGVLLVEMLKLLCKAMSQKKVGAMWRDAALSWKDFLPEDEDLNKFVTEKGLEFTLDEECVRKSSKVTLSPEDISRELERLLQEKADNQRIFDWVEANLDEQQSSSSTFVRALMTSVCQAAIICENPYKVDTKEITQRAKLLQRYIKDEQKELQALYALQSLMVQMEQPPNLLRMFFDVLYDEDIIKEEGFYRWESSKDPTEQQGKGVALKSVTAFFTWLREAEDESDNS, encoded by the exons ATCAGGATCAGAGACCCTAATCAGGGAGGACGTGACATCACAGAAGAGATCATGTCAGGAGGTCGCAGCGGCTCCACGCCCACGCCTCCACAG CCCAATGGTGACAACGCCACACCTGCAGTCGCCATGACAACCAGACTGGAGTTTCCCATTCCTCCAGGCGAAAGCCCGATACCCGATGCCCCGCTGACTCCGCCCCCTACCAGTCAGATAAGCGATACTGTAGATGCTCCGCCCCCAGCGCCGGCAGATGACACTCACGCAATGCTCACTGTGTTGGAACCGCCCCCCTGGAACagtgctgaagccacacccactgtAAGCAAGGAGGAGGGGCCTGTGACTGTAACTCTGCCTGTTGCCACCCACCGGGCGGAGCCTTCGCTGGAATCACCAATAGTGCAGCCCGAAGAGCTCCAGCTGTTTAACGGTGTCCCGACAGGCTCCGCCCACAGAGACGTCAGTCCTATCGCCGAGCCAGATGTTGCAAAAGAAGCGCCGCCGGTTACAGCCGATACTTCTGATAGGACTGTGAAAGAAATCCCTCCTCAGGTCGTCAAGGAGACTCCCGTTGCGGTTGTTAAGGAAGAGCCAGCTCCTGTTGTCAAGGAGACCCCCGCTCCTGTTGTCAAGGAGACCCCCGCTCCTGTCGTCAAGGAGATCACCGCTCCTGTCGTCAAGGAGATCACCGCTCCTGTCGTCAAGGAGACCCCCTCTCCTGTCGTCAAGGAGACCCCCGCTCCTGTCGTCAAGGAGACCCCCGCTCCTGTCGTCCAGGCGACTGTCCCTGTGGTTGCCAAGGAAACACCTACACCTGTTGATGCGGAAAACCTTCCGCAAATCACCCAGGAGGCTGTTGTCAAGGGAATTCCTGTTGTCAAGGGAATTCCTGTTGTCAAGGAAATTCCTGTTGTCAAGGAAATTCCTGTTTTCAAGGAAATTCCTGTTGTCAAGGAGACTCCTGTCGTTGAGGAAACACCTTCACCTGCTGCCAAGGAAACCCCCGAAGCCACTGCCCGTTCAGAGGTCATGTCTAAAGCCACGCCCCCTTCGATGGAAGGGCGGGAGGACACGCCCACTACACAGGCCACTCCCTCGGAGAGTTCTATGCAAG tgGTTTCTGTgccaaagaaaaagagaaaaatgaaagACCTGAACAAGAAGGAGGCGGGAGATCTGCTTGATGCCTTTAAAGAG CCCACTCCACCTGAGCCAGAGGCCACACCCCCAGAGAAGGCGGAGCCAGAGAGCACCACCCCTGTGGCCCCGCCCCCTGCTGAGGACGTGGATGAGACGTGGGAGGAGAAAGAAGATAAACTCGATGCTGAAAACATGAAACCGCAGAGTCCCACCCCGAGTTCACTTATCAATCAGAAATACCAGTATAAAGAAG ATAAACTTGATGCTGAAAACATCGAACCGCAGAGTCCCGAGCCGAGTTCACCCACCGAACAGAAATACCAATATAAAGACG AGCAATGGAAACCGCTGGACCCCGAGGAAAAGAAGAAATACGACCGAGAGTTTCTGCTGGGCTTCCAGTTCATCAGCGCCAGCATGAACAAACCTGAGGGTCTGCCGCAGATCTCCGACGTGGTGCTGGATAAG GCCAATAAAACTCCTCTGCGGCAGCTGGATCCGAGTCGTTTGCCCGGAATGAACTGTGGTCCAGATTTCACGCCTTCGTTTGCTAATCTGGGCCGTCCATCAGCCGGGGGGCGTGGCCTG CCGTCCGGTCTGAGCGGTCCGCGTCGTTCAGGTCAAGGTCAGCGCGGGAAAGAGCCGAGGAAGATCATCGCCAGTGTTTCTCTCACCGAAGACGTGCAGCTGAATAAAGCGGAGAAGGCCTGGAAACCGACGGTGAAGCGCAGCGGTCGCCCCGAAGAGGACGAGCCCGAGTTCCTGAAGACGCAGGAGCTGTTCAAACGCGTGCGCAGCGTCTTAAACAAACTGACGCCGCAGATGTTCCAGCCGCTGATGAAGCAGGTGACCGAACTGAGCATCGACACAGAGGAGCGTCTGAAGGGAGTCATCGACCTCATCTTCGAGAAGGCCATCTCTGAGCCCAACTTCTCTGTGGCCTACGCTAACATGTGCCGCTGCCTGATGGGG CTGAAAGTCCCCACCTCAGATAAACCCGAAGTGACGGTGAACTTCAGGAAGCTGCTGCTGAATCGCTGTCAGAAAGAGTTTGAAAAGGACAAAGATGATGATGAAATCTTTGAGAAGAAGCAGAAGGAGCTGGATGCTGCCACagtg GAAGAGGAGAAGCAGAGGTTGAAGGAGGAGCTCGAGGACGCCAAAGACAAAGCGCGGCGACGGTCGCTAGGTAACATCAAGTTCATCGGGGAGCTGTTCAAGCTGAAGATGCTGACGGAGACCATCATGCACGACTGCATCGTCAAGCTGCTGAAGAACCACGACGAGGAGAGTCTGGAGTGTCTCTGCCGCCTGCTGTCCACCATCGGGAAAGACCTGGACTTCGAGAAGGCCAAG CCTCGAATGGATCAATATTTTAACCAGATGGATAAAATTACTAAGGAGCGGAAAACCTCTTCCAGAATTCGCTTCATGCTGCAGGACGTTCTTGATTTACGACGG AGTAACTGGGTCCCTCGGCGAGGAGATCTGGGGCCCAAGACCATCGAGCAGATCCACAAGGAGGCGGAGCTAGAGGAGCACCGAGAGCAGGTCAAAGTTCAGCAGCAGCTCCTGAAGAAGGACAGccgcggaggaggaggaggaggaggaggaggaggaggagggatgGGGCCCCGGGGAGGCCCCCACACGCCCGGTCCCCGGGGCAATCAGGCCCCTGATGACGGCTGGAACACGGTGCCCATCTCCACCAAGAACAGACCCATCGACCCGACGCGCCTCAGCAAGATCACCAAG cCAGGTGCTCTGGACTTCAGTAATCAGCTTCTTGCCCCCGGAGGTAAAGGCTCGTGGGGCAGTTGGGGCAAAGGCAGCAGTGGAGGCTCTGGAGCCAAACCCAGTGACAGCG CCCAGGACTCTGGTCGGACCAGCACTTTGAACCGATTTTCAGCACTTCAGCAGCCttcgtcctcttcctcctcttcatcaaCATCCGCCAACATCGACTCTGACAGGAGGGTTCctcaaag gggcAGCTCCAGTCGGGAACGCAGTGATCGTTTCGAGCGGATGGACCGGAACCGTCCCGCGGTCGGCAAGCGCAGCTTCAGccgggaaaaagaggagaggagTCGAGATCGAGAGCAGTGTCCGGCTGAGATGCTGCGGCGTGTTTCCAGCATGACAGACGAAAGAGAACGAGAGCGCAGCAGCCACGACAATG cagTGAAGACCGAATCTGTTCCCACTCCTCCACCTGTTTCCTCCAAACCTGTGCTGACGGAGGAGGAGCTGGAGAAGAAATCCACTGCCATCATCGAGGAGTATCTGCACATCAGTGACatgaag GAGGCGCTGCAGTGTGTGAGTGAGCTGAGCTGCTCGTCTCTGTCTGTGTTCGTTCGGACGGGAGTCGAGTCGACTCTGGAGCGCAGCACCCTCGCTAGAGAACACATGGGTTTACTGTTTCACCAGctcctcaaaacacacacactgtccacacaacAGTACTACAAAGG GCTGCTGGAGGTGCTGGAGGTGGCGGAGGACATGGAGATCGATATTCCTCACATCTGGCTCTATCTGGCTGAGCTCATCACTCCCATGATGCTCGAGGGAGGCATTCCCATGGGGCCGCTCTTCAG GGAGCTGTCTAAACCACTGGTGCCTCTTGGGAAGGCTGGAGTTCTGCTGGTGGAGATGCTCAAGCTGCTCTGTAAAGCCATG AGTCAGAAGAAGGTGGGAGCGATGTGGAGAGACGCGGCGCTGAGCTGGAAAGACTTCCTCCCCGAAGACGAGGACCTCAATAAATTTGTCACTGAAAAG ggaCTGGAGTTCACTCtggatgaggagtgtgtgaggaAGAGCAGTAAAGTGACTCTGAGTCCAGAAGATATTTCCAGAGAGCTGGAGCGACTCCTGCAGGAGAAAGCAGACAACCAGAGGATCTTTGACTGGGTGgag GCCAATCTAGATGAGCAGCAGTCATCATCGAGCACGTTTGTCCGAGCGCTTATGACCTCCGTCTGTCAGGCGGCCATCATCT GTGAGAATCCATATAAAGTAGACACTAAAGAGATTACCCAGAGGGCCAAGCTGCTGCAGCGCTACATTAAAGACGAGCAGAAGGAGCTGCAGGCGCTCTACGCCTTACAGAGTCTGATGGTGCAGATGGAGCAGCcaccga ATCTGCTGCGCATGTTCTTTGACGTCTTATACGACGAGGACATCATCAAAGAGGAGGGCTTTTACCGCTGGGAGTCCAGCAAAGACCCCACGGAGCAGCAAGGCAAGGGCGTGGCCCTCAAGTCCGTCACCGCCTTCTTCACCTGGCTGCGCGAGGCCGAGGACGAATCAGACAACAGCTAG
- the LOC132107666 gene encoding eukaryotic translation initiation factor 4 gamma 1-like isoform X2, whose protein sequence is MMMIPQQQISFPNSQGPAYYISGQYRPSYVTPQQYQVAGSPGFYPGTSPADYAGAYYPAQPQFTPPVAPAPVIINPAPQQQQAPPPQQQQAPPRRERKQIRIRDPNQGGRDITEEIMSGGRSGSTPTPPQPNGDNATPAVAMTTRLEFPIPPGESPIPDAPLTPPPTSQISDTVDAPPPAPADDTHAMLTVLEPPPWNSAEATPTVSKEEGPVTVTLPVATHRAEPSLESPIVQPEELQLFNGVPTGSAHRDVSPIAEPDVAKEAPPVTADTSDRTVKEIPPQVVKETPVAVVKEEPAPVVKETPAPVVKETPAPVVKEITAPVVKEITAPVVKETPSPVVKETPAPVVKETPAPVVQATVPVVAKETPTPVDAENLPQITQEAVVKGIPVVKGIPVVKEIPVVKEIPVFKEIPVVKETPVVEETPSPAAKETPEATARSEVMSKATPPSMEGREDTPTTQATPSESSMQVVSVPKKKRKMKDLNKKEAGDLLDAFKEPTPPEPEATPPEKAEPESTTPVAPPPAEDVDETWEEKEDKLDAENMKPQSPTPSSLINQKYQYKEDKLDAENIEPQSPEPSSPTEQKYQYKDEQWKPLDPEEKKKYDREFLLGFQFISASMNKPEGLPQISDVVLDKANKTPLRQLDPSRLPGMNCGPDFTPSFANLGRPSAGGRGLPSGLSGPRRSGQGQRGKEPRKIIASVSLTEDVQLNKAEKAWKPTVKRSGRPEEDEPEFLKTQELFKRVRSVLNKLTPQMFQPLMKQVTELSIDTEERLKGVIDLIFEKAISEPNFSVAYANMCRCLMGLKVPTSDKPEVTVNFRKLLLNRCQKEFEKDKDDDEIFEKKQKELDAATVEEEKQRLKEELEDAKDKARRRSLGNIKFIGELFKLKMLTETIMHDCIVKLLKNHDEESLECLCRLLSTIGKDLDFEKAKPRMDQYFNQMDKITKERKTSSRIRFMLQDVLDLRRSNWVPRRGDLGPKTIEQIHKEAELEEHREQVKVQQQLLKKDSRGGGGGGGGGGGGMGPRGGPHTPGPRGNQAPDDGWNTVPISTKNRPIDPTRLSKITKPGALDFSNQLLAPGGKGSWGSWGKGSSGGSGAKPSDSAQDSGRTSTLNRFSALQQPSSSSSSSSTSANIDSDRRVPQRGSSSRERSDRFERMDRNRPAVGKRSFSREKEERSRDREQCPAEMLRRVSSMTDERERERSSHDNVKTESVPTPPPVSSKPVLTEEELEKKSTAIIEEYLHISDMKEALQCVSELSCSSLSVFVRTGVESTLERSTLAREHMGLLFHQLLKTHTLSTQQYYKGLLEVLEVAEDMEIDIPHIWLYLAELITPMMLEGGIPMGPLFRELSKPLVPLGKAGVLLVEMLKLLCKAMSQKKVGAMWRDAALSWKDFLPEDEDLNKFVTEKGLEFTLDEECVRKSSKVTLSPEDISRELERLLQEKADNQRIFDWVEANLDEQQSSSSTFVRALMTSVCQAAIICENPYKVDTKEITQRAKLLQRYIKDEQKELQALYALQSLMVQMEQPPNLLRMFFDVLYDEDIIKEEGFYRWESSKDPTEQQGKGVALKSVTAFFTWLREAEDESDNS, encoded by the exons ATCAGGATCAGAGACCCTAATCAGGGAGGACGTGACATCACAGAAGAGATCATGTCAGGAGGTCGCAGCGGCTCCACGCCCACGCCTCCACAG CCCAATGGTGACAACGCCACACCTGCAGTCGCCATGACAACCAGACTGGAGTTTCCCATTCCTCCAGGCGAAAGCCCGATACCCGATGCCCCGCTGACTCCGCCCCCTACCAGTCAGATAAGCGATACTGTAGATGCTCCGCCCCCAGCGCCGGCAGATGACACTCACGCAATGCTCACTGTGTTGGAACCGCCCCCCTGGAACagtgctgaagccacacccactgtAAGCAAGGAGGAGGGGCCTGTGACTGTAACTCTGCCTGTTGCCACCCACCGGGCGGAGCCTTCGCTGGAATCACCAATAGTGCAGCCCGAAGAGCTCCAGCTGTTTAACGGTGTCCCGACAGGCTCCGCCCACAGAGACGTCAGTCCTATCGCCGAGCCAGATGTTGCAAAAGAAGCGCCGCCGGTTACAGCCGATACTTCTGATAGGACTGTGAAAGAAATCCCTCCTCAGGTCGTCAAGGAGACTCCCGTTGCGGTTGTTAAGGAAGAGCCAGCTCCTGTTGTCAAGGAGACCCCCGCTCCTGTTGTCAAGGAGACCCCCGCTCCTGTCGTCAAGGAGATCACCGCTCCTGTCGTCAAGGAGATCACCGCTCCTGTCGTCAAGGAGACCCCCTCTCCTGTCGTCAAGGAGACCCCCGCTCCTGTCGTCAAGGAGACCCCCGCTCCTGTCGTCCAGGCGACTGTCCCTGTGGTTGCCAAGGAAACACCTACACCTGTTGATGCGGAAAACCTTCCGCAAATCACCCAGGAGGCTGTTGTCAAGGGAATTCCTGTTGTCAAGGGAATTCCTGTTGTCAAGGAAATTCCTGTTGTCAAGGAAATTCCTGTTTTCAAGGAAATTCCTGTTGTCAAGGAGACTCCTGTCGTTGAGGAAACACCTTCACCTGCTGCCAAGGAAACCCCCGAAGCCACTGCCCGTTCAGAGGTCATGTCTAAAGCCACGCCCCCTTCGATGGAAGGGCGGGAGGACACGCCCACTACACAGGCCACTCCCTCGGAGAGTTCTATGCAAG tgGTTTCTGTgccaaagaaaaagagaaaaatgaaagACCTGAACAAGAAGGAGGCGGGAGATCTGCTTGATGCCTTTAAAGAG CCCACTCCACCTGAGCCAGAGGCCACACCCCCAGAGAAGGCGGAGCCAGAGAGCACCACCCCTGTGGCCCCGCCCCCTGCTGAGGACGTGGATGAGACGTGGGAGGAGAAAGAAGATAAACTCGATGCTGAAAACATGAAACCGCAGAGTCCCACCCCGAGTTCACTTATCAATCAGAAATACCAGTATAAAGAAG ATAAACTTGATGCTGAAAACATCGAACCGCAGAGTCCCGAGCCGAGTTCACCCACCGAACAGAAATACCAATATAAAGACG AGCAATGGAAACCGCTGGACCCCGAGGAAAAGAAGAAATACGACCGAGAGTTTCTGCTGGGCTTCCAGTTCATCAGCGCCAGCATGAACAAACCTGAGGGTCTGCCGCAGATCTCCGACGTGGTGCTGGATAAG GCCAATAAAACTCCTCTGCGGCAGCTGGATCCGAGTCGTTTGCCCGGAATGAACTGTGGTCCAGATTTCACGCCTTCGTTTGCTAATCTGGGCCGTCCATCAGCCGGGGGGCGTGGCCTG CCGTCCGGTCTGAGCGGTCCGCGTCGTTCAGGTCAAGGTCAGCGCGGGAAAGAGCCGAGGAAGATCATCGCCAGTGTTTCTCTCACCGAAGACGTGCAGCTGAATAAAGCGGAGAAGGCCTGGAAACCGACGGTGAAGCGCAGCGGTCGCCCCGAAGAGGACGAGCCCGAGTTCCTGAAGACGCAGGAGCTGTTCAAACGCGTGCGCAGCGTCTTAAACAAACTGACGCCGCAGATGTTCCAGCCGCTGATGAAGCAGGTGACCGAACTGAGCATCGACACAGAGGAGCGTCTGAAGGGAGTCATCGACCTCATCTTCGAGAAGGCCATCTCTGAGCCCAACTTCTCTGTGGCCTACGCTAACATGTGCCGCTGCCTGATGGGG CTGAAAGTCCCCACCTCAGATAAACCCGAAGTGACGGTGAACTTCAGGAAGCTGCTGCTGAATCGCTGTCAGAAAGAGTTTGAAAAGGACAAAGATGATGATGAAATCTTTGAGAAGAAGCAGAAGGAGCTGGATGCTGCCACagtg GAAGAGGAGAAGCAGAGGTTGAAGGAGGAGCTCGAGGACGCCAAAGACAAAGCGCGGCGACGGTCGCTAGGTAACATCAAGTTCATCGGGGAGCTGTTCAAGCTGAAGATGCTGACGGAGACCATCATGCACGACTGCATCGTCAAGCTGCTGAAGAACCACGACGAGGAGAGTCTGGAGTGTCTCTGCCGCCTGCTGTCCACCATCGGGAAAGACCTGGACTTCGAGAAGGCCAAG CCTCGAATGGATCAATATTTTAACCAGATGGATAAAATTACTAAGGAGCGGAAAACCTCTTCCAGAATTCGCTTCATGCTGCAGGACGTTCTTGATTTACGACGG AGTAACTGGGTCCCTCGGCGAGGAGATCTGGGGCCCAAGACCATCGAGCAGATCCACAAGGAGGCGGAGCTAGAGGAGCACCGAGAGCAGGTCAAAGTTCAGCAGCAGCTCCTGAAGAAGGACAGccgcggaggaggaggaggaggaggaggaggaggaggagggatgGGGCCCCGGGGAGGCCCCCACACGCCCGGTCCCCGGGGCAATCAGGCCCCTGATGACGGCTGGAACACGGTGCCCATCTCCACCAAGAACAGACCCATCGACCCGACGCGCCTCAGCAAGATCACCAAG cCAGGTGCTCTGGACTTCAGTAATCAGCTTCTTGCCCCCGGAGGTAAAGGCTCGTGGGGCAGTTGGGGCAAAGGCAGCAGTGGAGGCTCTGGAGCCAAACCCAGTGACAGCG CCCAGGACTCTGGTCGGACCAGCACTTTGAACCGATTTTCAGCACTTCAGCAGCCttcgtcctcttcctcctcttcatcaaCATCCGCCAACATCGACTCTGACAGGAGGGTTCctcaaag gggcAGCTCCAGTCGGGAACGCAGTGATCGTTTCGAGCGGATGGACCGGAACCGTCCCGCGGTCGGCAAGCGCAGCTTCAGccgggaaaaagaggagaggagTCGAGATCGAGAGCAGTGTCCGGCTGAGATGCTGCGGCGTGTTTCCAGCATGACAGACGAAAGAGAACGAGAGCGCAGCAGCCACGACAATG TGAAGACCGAATCTGTTCCCACTCCTCCACCTGTTTCCTCCAAACCTGTGCTGACGGAGGAGGAGCTGGAGAAGAAATCCACTGCCATCATCGAGGAGTATCTGCACATCAGTGACatgaag GAGGCGCTGCAGTGTGTGAGTGAGCTGAGCTGCTCGTCTCTGTCTGTGTTCGTTCGGACGGGAGTCGAGTCGACTCTGGAGCGCAGCACCCTCGCTAGAGAACACATGGGTTTACTGTTTCACCAGctcctcaaaacacacacactgtccacacaacAGTACTACAAAGG GCTGCTGGAGGTGCTGGAGGTGGCGGAGGACATGGAGATCGATATTCCTCACATCTGGCTCTATCTGGCTGAGCTCATCACTCCCATGATGCTCGAGGGAGGCATTCCCATGGGGCCGCTCTTCAG GGAGCTGTCTAAACCACTGGTGCCTCTTGGGAAGGCTGGAGTTCTGCTGGTGGAGATGCTCAAGCTGCTCTGTAAAGCCATG AGTCAGAAGAAGGTGGGAGCGATGTGGAGAGACGCGGCGCTGAGCTGGAAAGACTTCCTCCCCGAAGACGAGGACCTCAATAAATTTGTCACTGAAAAG ggaCTGGAGTTCACTCtggatgaggagtgtgtgaggaAGAGCAGTAAAGTGACTCTGAGTCCAGAAGATATTTCCAGAGAGCTGGAGCGACTCCTGCAGGAGAAAGCAGACAACCAGAGGATCTTTGACTGGGTGgag GCCAATCTAGATGAGCAGCAGTCATCATCGAGCACGTTTGTCCGAGCGCTTATGACCTCCGTCTGTCAGGCGGCCATCATCT GTGAGAATCCATATAAAGTAGACACTAAAGAGATTACCCAGAGGGCCAAGCTGCTGCAGCGCTACATTAAAGACGAGCAGAAGGAGCTGCAGGCGCTCTACGCCTTACAGAGTCTGATGGTGCAGATGGAGCAGCcaccga ATCTGCTGCGCATGTTCTTTGACGTCTTATACGACGAGGACATCATCAAAGAGGAGGGCTTTTACCGCTGGGAGTCCAGCAAAGACCCCACGGAGCAGCAAGGCAAGGGCGTGGCCCTCAAGTCCGTCACCGCCTTCTTCACCTGGCTGCGCGAGGCCGAGGACGAATCAGACAACAGCTAG